The Salvelinus sp. IW2-2015 unplaced genomic scaffold, ASM291031v2 Un_scaffold3696, whole genome shotgun sequence genome includes the window GGACATGATtacctgtgtgtctgctgtggcatCACTTCCTCCTGTGGATCTCCTGTAATGAGGGACAGAGTGAGTTCTGCTCTCTACTGACCTCTAGTGGAAGTTGATATGTTGTTATCCCTCTCTGTCCTCAGAGCTGATATTATGGATGGTGTATCTCTGTCCAGAATGTCTCATCGACATGTTCTTGTATTTTGTCTTGTACCAGATGTatttgtccacaggtgggttggcattactgctgcaggtcagagtcactgaactgccctccactattccaccagagggactgactgacactgaggtgttctttgGGCCATCTGGATAACAGACAAAGTAAAAGTTAGCCTTCTCATTATGAAATGGTGTAAGTATAAAGAACTGTGAAATCAACAACCATTAATCTAAATGAAATAGTAGCCCTATTTCATGTCTGTTTCACTAAACATCAACACTGACCAATAATGTATTGGATGATTTTGACAGACTTTAAAAGTGTGttagtcacactcacacactgcaggagaatTGATGCCTTTTACAGCACAGTAGAAGCTGTCTTCAGTATTAAAGTAGACTGAGTATGAGGGGGAGGAGTCCTCTTGTACATTCTTGCTGTTCCTGgaccagatgtaggtggggttaccagtcagagtacaggtggtgctacaggtcagtgtcgTTGACCACCATGTAGTGGTCACCTTCACCTGCAGGTCTGGAGTAGATAACAACATTAAAACCCTCAATGACCTGTTGTCTAGTTCAAATGAGGCAGGAGTGGACGTTCTCAAATCATCAACTCAGACATTCCTATTATACCATACattcatattaattatatttacatttacatttacatttaagtcatttagcagacgctcttatccagagcgacttatattATTTCAATACAAATCAAGACAATTTTCCAGAAACAACTAAACAGATCAacactatatataatataactgTACCTGTAACAGACAGAGTGACTCCAGGGCTACCAAAAAATTTCCCTCCGGTCTGATCTGTTATAAATCTGAACATGTACATAGCTGAGTCATTCTCTCTCAGGTGTGTGATTGTCAGGGTGTTTCCATTCGTCTTATCACTACGGTACGTCACACGACCTTTGTAGTCTGggtcatctaacagactcacaTAATTCTCCACATCATACATTTTAGTGAACCACAAGGTTGATGTGACTGTAccactgggatatgtgtaagagcaggtcatctccactgttgaccccttcaaggTACAGATACTCTGAGTGGTGTATGTAACACTCCAGCCATCCTGCCCCAGTACCACTGAAACACAGTTAGACATCACAAGGACGTTACATTAAGTTCAAGGTCTTTTGACTCACATTAACACTTTGTTCCATAGTTGCTGAGTTGAGACATAGATACTCTTTGGTTGAGTGTGAATGGAAACCACAGATAAGCTTTGCTCAGTGATGCGAGGAAGAAAACTGTTTAAAGTGAAGTGGAGATGCCAAATGTGTCGCCAGTAGAACATAAAATGGTTATGCTTTTAGAAATGTCTGTAGATTGACAAACAGAGCAACTTAAAGATAAGAATGATAACATACCGGTcacagaccagagaaagaccaccaacacacttcctgctgttctcaaggccattgttgcatctcccaccctgcagtcttagaaacataaaaaacaacTCACTCTATAGTTGGTGAATAACTCCACCTGATACATTGAAGTATAAACTGTAAATGGGGTACAGGTCCTCATTACTGAAAATGAACCAGGCtcatattgtgttgtattgtgcttAATCTTGGTTACCCAGATGCAAAATCACCTCCGGATAGTTTGGGGGCGTTAACAATGGAAGGAAGCGAAGTCTCTTCCCTCGTAAATGGAAACTCACTGTCAAATCACTCTCTTCCGCTAATTTCACCCTTTTTTTATCATGGCTACATGGATACAATaaattcatcatcatcaacaacaacaacaatcacttATTGAACAGATCTGTAGAACTGTAAACACATATTTCTACATTGATTGTTCTGAAGCTGTTTTAttctcagaaccccaaatataggaGGATAAATGTTCAATCCTCTACGGTCCATCAAGCTGTACAGCAGCCTAAAGACTGACCACCAGGTTTTCAATGATAAATCTTATCCCCACCTGTGAGGATAAACAGAGGGTGACTacattacacaccacacacacacacacacacacacaccacacaccacacacacaccagcacacacacacacacaacacacacacacaccacaacacacacccacacacacacacacacacacacacacacaacacaccactggaAAAGCCTTAAGCCTCAACTCTACTGACCTCTAGTGAAGTTGAATATGTTACAATTACAATTTTGCCAGTTACAGTTTTTATTACAATCGCTAGGACCACtctctcaatacttaggtcactttttcaaaactcttcacacagttctcctaaCCAACTTTCTGCTTGGACACAGACAGTTAATTTCACATCCAAAATGCCACTtaaaactaccaaaacacttcatacatgtctcaaacAACTCATTCTTCCATAACACTAGCAAAGGTTTCACCCAAACAAGCACACTTTGTCCCTCATAAAACAATGACCTTAAAACACACTAACAACATTGtagcattacacaatgttttgttttgtcaaatgccttacaaaacaagaatgacacctctctACTTTTTAGAATCAATGCAGTTATGTACAGGAATAATCACAGGCAATAttgcttcaatatgttttatgtcatttttggCATGAGTGATTCCAAAATACAAGAATGTGTATATACACAATCTACCGATACAGATACAGTTAGGCAATACTAGTCAAACCCTGTCTTATGCATTTGGCACAGTTCTATCCACATCACATCTATGTATAGATGTCAAACCCACTCACTTTCATCTGTCCTGAGGGCCTACGATAAAATCTGCTGTGTCCACACATACATTTGAAATCCTTTATTTGaagcaataataaaaaataaaaggataAAACATTTAAGCCCTTATGTACGCATAAGCCTATCTTTTTGAAGCATACAGTAGCCCTGTTTGTTTTCCATCAGACCCAATGAACACACCAGCTCAGCCAAAATCCACCTCAGCTTAGCACCCTCCACCCAGGCGTGTCAAGCACACGAGGGCTGCTATTTAAGCAGATTCTCTGTAAAGACCTGCTCTATGTAGTAGTTTAAATGAGCAGCCACTTCCACAAATGAGaccctcccctgcctctcccaACAACAAACTATATCTGGTGTATTGCACACAGGAAACACAATCATCATCAAACATTAAAACCACAATTTCCCCTGACACAAGAATGTTTATGCATGTGTGCGTGGTGAAGCTACTTGTCTCACCTCGCTGGCTATCAGGCAAGCAAGTGGTCATGTCTAGCAATGTACAaatccccacccccaccccccccccccccaccccccccccccccccccactacaccacacacacaccactcagtgTTACAATGTTTGTGTGTCTGATTTTAACCTGTAAATCATCTGCATTCACATGAGAATCAAACCCACTCCTACACTGAGACACTTATGAATACTGGCCCTGAgtaacaaccaaaacacagctcaaacataacaaacaaGGTAAATATACATATATCATATATGGACTTCATGACTAAAAAACAAATAACCAAAAACTACATTTCAAGTATCAAGAGTACTTTAACACTGATTGAAGGGTGAGAGTTCTTTGACATGAGTCAAATACTAGTACGTGAGATGGGAACTGCTATAAGTGTGGTGTTTGTGGTTTATACAATTATAGTAGTCAAACAAGTAAAGCTGATTACAGAACTGTCCTTCTCCTCTTTAAGACATTAAACATGCATAGGAccagaacagcatgtcagaagaAAGAGCGTTACTGTATCttaaaatggttcctactttctAAAATGGACAACATGTCCCCCATTTCCATTTATATTTAAATACAGACCATGATAACAATATGTTGACTATTCTATATGAATGTTATTATAATCTTGAGGAATTGTTTCGCCTTGGTCTCGTCTGAGTTCTACCCTGGACAGGAAAGTTCCATTTACCATTTGTCCAGTTCCATGATGTCATTCATTCTATTCTAACCAAACACATTCAATTACAACTCCTCATTCAGCCTGCATCAAATGGTACTGGAAGgttccagtgttctagactagagtcaCTGATCTcaatctcccattcttctatctTCTGACATTCTCAAACATACTGCCACCATCCTAATAATAATGTCCTCATAATAGTTGCGAgcttaaataacacatttacataactgaCAATACATCAGATAGAATGGTGAAACACAACACTGTCTACTTGACAAAGCTCACAATTTAATCAACAAACACTGATGTCTGTCATAGTACACATGCCACTATCTATTATGTTACACTGTTGCACCCTTGTGTCACATGATACATTGTGCGAGGATAGTTTACATCCTACTGATAGCTAGGCTCAGTAATGAAATTCTTTAGTGTATTCATATCAGAGCCTACCAATCTAAGTGCCTTCCATCATAGATATCTGATTCATATGTCTTGGCCTGTTTCCATATAACAGTATATTGCGTTCATGGTCAAGTGCTGTAGCCAAGATGGTTAATTAGCCTATATATAAGTCTAATGTGGCCTGTTATCATAATGAATGTAGCTTATCATACTAATGTAAATGACCTGTTATCACATAATCTAGTAGCGGATCTaactaatgtagcctgttatcatatagtagtctaatgtagcctgttatcataCTATAgttaatgtagcctgttatccacaTTATAGTCTCTAATGTAGCCTGTATActcatatatagtctaatgtgcCTGTTATCATATATAAGTTGAATGTAGCCtgtatccatatatagtctaatgtgcTGTACCAATTAGTTATGTACCTATCATATAGAGTCTAATGTGCCTGTTATCAAATATATATAATGTAGCCTGATTATCCAAATAGAGTCTAATGTGGCCTGTTATCCATAAATATAGTATATGTAGCCTAGTTATCCATATACTATGAGTCTAATAGTAGGCCTGTTATCCAGTATAGTTATGTAGCCTCGTTATCCATATATAGAGTCTAATGTTACTGTTATCTCATACATATTTAATGTAGCTGTTATCCATATAGATCAATGTAGCCTGTTTCGTATGTAATTAGCCTTTactccatatatagtctaatgtagctgttatccatatatagtctaatgtagtcTTAATCCATATATAgttctaatgtagcctgttatcatatatatagtctaatgtagcctgttatccatctATAAGTCTAATGTGCCTGTATTCCCATATATAGTCTATACTGTAATTTTATGCCAATATCCATATAGCTAGTGCTATATCCAAATAATTTCTAATTAGCTTTCTTATATCCATGTAGCGTACAGCTGTTAGTACCTCCATATATAGTCTATCTAGCGACTGTTATCACATAATATTCTAATTAAGCCTGTTCCCATATATATGTCTTAAtttagcctgttatccatatatagtctaatgtagcctgttatcatatatagtctaatgagCATCTTTATCCataatagtctaatgtagcctgttatccatatatagtctaatgtagacTTTTATTCCATATATAGTTTAATGTTGTGGGTATTCTGCACAGACCCTTCACCGTGCctgccactttaagagcacaTCACAGTCAGGAAGAGGAAATAAAGCTCTTCTGCTCTCTGTTGAGTGTTGGTTGTGCACAGTTGTGGTGCAACTCTGCAGAAGGCTTGTTTATTTCAGCGtcttagtttgtaaagtgttaaGTCGATCGCCGGTGTTACCTCTCTAGGTCGTGGTTTTAAAAATGCTTGTTTTTCCAGACGTTGAATTAGGTTCactttaggttctgaatgaaagatgAAAAGACGTTATTTATAGACGTCTGTGTTTGGCCAAATGAAAGCTGTCCAGACCGGGCAAATCTCAACAAACACCGACGTCTATGattgttcagatttggtccggcaGACCAAAAACCAACGTCCGTGAACGTGGAAATCAGGCCGGTCCAGAATGCaccaaaaaaacatccagtccagacaggaccaaaaaaaggACCTCCAAGAGGTGTCAGTGTAGGACGGTGCTTAATGAGgtatagcctacagtgttgtcTGAAATTAATTTTAGGAATGCTCATCTAGTGTTGTAGCCTACCATTTGTAAAACCACCAAGAAGACTGCCAGTTCGACATGACCAAAAAATATGTCCAAAAGATGTCGCCTGTGCTTACGGGGTGTTTTTCTACCATGTCGAGCCCACAATAGGAATTTAATGAATGACCATCCATTTTGTAGGtccaccgtttgtaaaacagcCACTTCATCAACTtaattagtcctgattcctgtgactaatcaatttggcaaATTAAGCTCTAAtttcagctacccaactttatcaagaggagttatcctgagcctatttgcagcggcaaatacagaaatatatttttctctctcactatgATCAGCTTAGTAAAAACATTGAAAGATTTGTATCctttgaaaccactgatcatgacaattatTAGCCCACGGGATGAATCTCCTGGACAGCATGACtagcctgttgtccagacctattgtctattttactttgacctgtcctgtttttagaatATGTTGTTTGTTAAGTGTCAGCTTATTTTTTATGTGGGCGTCATTAGGTTAGGCAAATAATCGGAGAAACCTGATG containing:
- the LOC139025989 gene encoding uncharacterized protein → MALRTAGSVLVVFLWSVTVVLGQDGWSVTYTTQSICTLKGSTVEMTCSYTYPSGTVTSTLWFTKMYDVENYVSLLDDPDYKGRVTYRSDKTNGNTLTITHLRENDSAMYMFRFITDQTGGKFFGSPGVTLSVTDLQVKVTTTWWSTTLTCSTTCTLTGNPTYIWSRNSKNVQEDSSPSYSVYFNTEDSFYCAVKGINSPAVYGPKNTSVSVSPSGGIVEGSSVTLTCSSNANPPVDKYIWYKTKYKNMSMRHSGQRYTIHNISSEDREG